The following proteins are encoded in a genomic region of Verrucomicrobiaceae bacterium:
- a CDS encoding transposase, whose product MFLDTLAEENPHVAGRRAILVLDNASWHKTKSLNWHHFEPEYLPPRSPDLNAIERLWLRMKADWFNGWIAKTSEQLQDRIIESLRSLFDQPSILQSQCRPKTRL is encoded by the coding sequence GTGTTCCTTGACACTCTAGCTGAGGAGAATCCGCACGTGGCAGGACGCCGCGCCATCCTGGTGCTCGACAACGCCTCATGGCACAAGACCAAGAGTCTTAACTGGCACCACTTTGAGCCCGAGTATCTGCCACCACGCTCGCCCGATCTCAACGCCATCGAACGCTTGTGGCTGCGCATGAAGGCCGACTGGTTCAACGGCTGGATCGCCAAGACTTCCGAGCAACTTCAGGACCGTATCATCGAGTCCCTACGCTCTTTGTTCGACCAGCCATCCATCCTTCAGTCCCAGTGCCGCCCAAAGACGCGTTTATGA
- a CDS encoding winged helix-turn-helix domain-containing protein translates to MRYLHEHDYRLKVPRPWPLNQDEDKRQAFCQKLQRWVADPSVDLWFSDESGFEGDPRPRRT, encoded by the coding sequence GTGCGCTATCTCCACGAGCACGATTACCGCCTCAAAGTTCCGCGCCCCTGGCCGCTCAACCAGGATGAGGACAAGCGCCAAGCCTTCTGCCAAAAGCTCCAGCGCTGGGTGGCCGATCCGAGCGTCGACCTGTGGTTCAGCGACGAAAGCGGCTTTGAAGGCGATCCGCGCCCGCGCCGCACCTGA
- a CDS encoding DUF1553 domain-containing protein: MKNRLLTAALVLSAVSAPAQMPKKDEGIDASKPVSFYKHIRPIFQAQCNGCHQPAKKKGDYIMTEFAALLKGGEEAVAVVPGKAAESNLLKLIKPDAHGKVEMPQKADPLHATQIALIERWINEGAKDDTPASAKAQYDMAHPPVYVTAPAVTSVEYSPDGTMIAVAGYHEVLVHKADGSGLVARLVGLAERIQKLAWSPDGKKIAVTGGSPARMGEIQIWDVAAKKLELSKSLTFDTIYGASWSPDGKQLAFGCADNAVRAIDTATGKETLFMGGHSDWVLDTVWGVDGKHVVSCGRDMSVKLTEVATQRFVDNVTSITPGALKGGVQVLARHPQRNEVLIGGTDGVPAIYRMERITKRVIGDNANLIRKFPAMQGRIFGVDFAPDGKRIAAGASFEGTGTVNIYTSEYDSTLPDAVKKIVETVNGKGKELDDWVTQGVKQLSSTAIPAGIFSVTFSPDGKTVAAAGQDGQIRLIEAATGKITHQFTSVPLVKEKALAASDVIADDTVRVEVKKDDKAEALTPGLKVTAIDVEPKNVKIAKPTEYAQLIITATMSDGTRADITRMAQLTSTNAAALSVDARGMIRPGKDGSGQVSIAFMGQSTSVPVSVSGMSLSLKPDYVRDIMPIASKLGCNQGTCHGAKEGKAGFKLSLRGYDPIYDVLAFTDELGSRRANAASPEHSLMLLKASGAVPHEGGQLTVPGELYYETLKAWISQGARLDLKTPRVVSIELFPKNPVLERIGHRQQMRVIARYADGYVKDVTAEAFMDSGNGDVIEADKKGLMTSLRRGEAAILARFEGAYAATTITVMGDRTGYTWQQPETWSKIDELVARKWQRMKIQPSGLCSDEDFLRRIHLDLTGLPPQPEAVAAFLADNRDTRTKRNAIIDQLIGNPDFIDHWSNKWADMLQVNSKFLGTEGVSILRGWIKQQVADNTPYDRMAYRIITATGSNKENPAAAYFKTVRTPEELVENTTHLFLATRFNCNKCHDHPFEKWTWDQYYQTAAYFAQVDLKGDPAAAGKTIGGTAVEGAKPLFEIVADKKDGEMNHLRTNKPVAPQVPFDAQLVSKTATSRREQFATWMTSPENDYFAMSYANRIWGYLTGTGVIEPLDDIRAGNPPSNPELLQHLTTEFIQSGFNVRHLMKLIVQSRTYQLTLATNKWNEDDKTNYSHAKARRLPAEVLFDSVFAATGSMPNIPGVPKGTRAAQLIDGQTQLPDGFLTNFGKPARESVCECERSNEVNLGPVMALMSGPTVGDAISDPANAIAKLTAEIADDKKLIDAVFMRILNRHATEKEISAALQSMAGLDSEHKNLAAAHQTKEAEQKPHIENAEKQRLTAIQAAEAELKAYQAKIAPENAKKEAARQASIKAAEAKVKTTFDTAPMNQPKWENYLDLTTEWHVLDLKAQRAGGVEKLENLPDGSLLATPMPEGKQTTGNYLLLGKTSLQNITGIKLEMLPDDRLPANGPGLAPDGNFVLGELVVTTDAADAKRRRGSGIAQTLKNPKADFEQDNFPIGEALKKGNRDRGWAVSPDTGFRHEAIFSFEKPISNEGGTSFSIQMTSNFQNGKYNPGRFRLWVTNSPTVRFGVPADVAAALKAAKRTPEQLATLTAHFLNQFRDYQSQKKALATAKKPLPIDPQLIALQAKHTDTQKPIVLDPKLIQLRRDTDLSAKQLTNKRLTAAQDLAWALINSPAFLFNH, translated from the coding sequence ATGAAGAACCGTCTCCTCACTGCCGCGCTCGTTTTGTCTGCCGTTTCTGCCCCTGCGCAGATGCCGAAGAAGGACGAGGGCATCGACGCATCCAAGCCGGTGTCGTTTTACAAGCACATCCGCCCCATCTTCCAGGCGCAGTGCAATGGCTGCCACCAGCCAGCGAAGAAAAAGGGCGATTACATCATGACCGAGTTCGCCGCTCTGCTGAAAGGCGGCGAGGAGGCCGTCGCCGTGGTGCCGGGCAAGGCAGCGGAGTCAAATCTGCTCAAGCTCATCAAGCCCGATGCCCATGGCAAAGTGGAGATGCCGCAGAAAGCGGACCCGCTGCACGCCACGCAGATCGCACTCATCGAGCGCTGGATCAATGAGGGTGCGAAGGACGACACGCCCGCCTCTGCGAAAGCGCAATACGACATGGCGCATCCGCCCGTCTATGTCACCGCACCGGCCGTCACCTCCGTCGAATACTCACCCGATGGCACCATGATCGCCGTCGCGGGTTATCACGAGGTCTTGGTGCATAAGGCCGACGGCAGCGGCCTCGTCGCACGACTCGTGGGACTCGCCGAGCGCATCCAGAAGCTCGCTTGGTCGCCGGATGGCAAAAAAATCGCCGTCACCGGCGGCAGCCCCGCACGCATGGGCGAGATCCAGATCTGGGACGTCGCGGCGAAGAAGCTCGAGCTCTCCAAATCGCTCACCTTTGACACCATTTACGGAGCCAGCTGGTCCCCAGATGGCAAGCAACTCGCCTTCGGCTGCGCGGACAATGCCGTGCGTGCCATCGACACCGCCACTGGCAAAGAAACGCTCTTCATGGGTGGCCATAGCGATTGGGTGCTCGACACCGTGTGGGGCGTGGATGGCAAGCACGTCGTCTCCTGCGGTCGCGACATGAGCGTGAAGCTCACCGAGGTCGCCACGCAGCGCTTCGTCGATAATGTCACCTCCATCACCCCTGGAGCACTCAAAGGCGGCGTCCAGGTCCTCGCACGGCATCCGCAGCGCAATGAAGTCCTCATCGGCGGCACCGATGGCGTGCCCGCCATCTACCGCATGGAGCGCATCACGAAGCGCGTCATCGGTGACAATGCCAACCTCATCCGCAAATTCCCCGCCATGCAGGGCCGCATCTTCGGTGTGGACTTCGCACCCGATGGCAAGCGCATCGCCGCAGGTGCCTCCTTTGAGGGCACTGGCACCGTGAACATCTACACCAGCGAATACGACAGCACCTTGCCCGATGCAGTGAAGAAGATCGTCGAAACCGTGAACGGCAAAGGCAAAGAACTCGACGACTGGGTCACCCAAGGCGTGAAGCAGCTCTCCTCCACCGCCATCCCCGCTGGCATCTTCAGCGTCACCTTCTCACCCGATGGCAAAACCGTCGCCGCAGCCGGTCAGGACGGCCAGATCCGCCTGATCGAAGCCGCCACCGGCAAAATCACCCACCAATTCACCTCCGTCCCCCTAGTGAAGGAAAAAGCCCTCGCCGCCAGCGACGTCATCGCAGACGACACCGTCCGTGTAGAGGTCAAAAAAGACGACAAAGCGGAGGCCCTCACCCCAGGTCTCAAAGTCACCGCCATCGACGTCGAGCCGAAAAACGTCAAAATCGCCAAACCCACCGAGTACGCCCAGCTCATCATCACCGCCACCATGAGCGACGGCACCCGTGCCGACATCACCCGCATGGCCCAGCTCACCAGCACGAATGCCGCCGCACTCAGCGTCGATGCACGCGGCATGATCCGCCCCGGCAAAGACGGCAGCGGCCAGGTCAGCATCGCCTTCATGGGCCAGTCCACCAGCGTCCCCGTCAGCGTCAGCGGCATGAGTTTATCCCTCAAGCCCGACTACGTCCGCGACATCATGCCCATCGCCAGCAAGCTCGGCTGCAATCAGGGCACCTGCCACGGAGCCAAAGAGGGCAAAGCCGGCTTCAAGCTCTCCCTCCGTGGTTACGACCCCATCTACGACGTCCTCGCCTTCACCGATGAGCTCGGCAGCCGCCGCGCCAATGCCGCCTCCCCAGAGCACTCCCTCATGCTCCTGAAGGCCAGCGGCGCCGTCCCGCATGAGGGCGGCCAGCTCACCGTCCCCGGCGAGCTTTATTATGAAACCCTCAAAGCCTGGATCAGCCAAGGCGCACGCCTCGACCTGAAAACACCCCGCGTCGTCAGCATCGAGCTCTTCCCGAAAAATCCCGTCCTCGAGCGCATCGGCCACCGCCAGCAGATGCGTGTCATCGCACGCTACGCCGACGGCTACGTCAAAGACGTCACCGCAGAGGCCTTCATGGACAGTGGCAACGGCGACGTCATCGAAGCCGATAAAAAAGGCCTCATGACCAGCCTACGCCGTGGCGAGGCCGCCATCCTCGCCCGCTTTGAGGGAGCCTACGCCGCCACCACCATCACCGTCATGGGCGACCGCACTGGCTACACCTGGCAGCAGCCAGAGACGTGGAGCAAGATCGACGAGCTCGTCGCCCGCAAATGGCAGCGCATGAAAATCCAGCCCAGCGGCCTGTGCAGCGATGAAGACTTCCTCCGCCGCATCCACCTCGACCTCACCGGCCTCCCCCCGCAGCCCGAAGCCGTCGCCGCCTTCCTCGCCGACAATCGTGACACCCGCACCAAGCGCAACGCCATCATCGACCAGCTCATCGGCAATCCCGACTTCATCGACCACTGGTCCAACAAATGGGCCGACATGCTCCAAGTGAACTCCAAATTCCTCGGCACCGAAGGCGTCTCCATCCTACGCGGCTGGATCAAGCAGCAAGTCGCTGACAACACCCCATACGACCGCATGGCCTACCGCATCATCACCGCCACCGGCTCCAACAAAGAAAACCCCGCCGCCGCCTACTTCAAAACCGTCCGCACCCCCGAAGAACTCGTCGAAAACACCACGCATCTGTTTTTAGCCACCCGCTTCAACTGCAACAAATGCCACGATCACCCCTTTGAAAAATGGACCTGGGACCAATATTACCAGACCGCCGCCTACTTCGCCCAAGTCGATCTCAAAGGTGATCCCGCCGCCGCAGGCAAAACCATCGGTGGCACCGCCGTCGAAGGAGCGAAGCCACTCTTCGAAATCGTCGCCGACAAAAAAGACGGCGAAATGAACCACCTCCGCACCAATAAGCCCGTCGCCCCGCAGGTGCCCTTTGATGCCCAGCTCGTCAGCAAGACCGCCACCTCCCGCCGCGAGCAATTCGCCACCTGGATGACCAGCCCAGAAAACGACTACTTCGCCATGAGCTACGCCAACCGCATCTGGGGCTACCTCACCGGCACCGGCGTCATCGAGCCCCTCGATGACATCCGCGCGGGCAATCCCCCCAGCAACCCAGAGCTCCTCCAGCACCTCACCACCGAATTCATCCAGAGCGGCTTCAACGTCCGCCACCTCATGAAACTCATCGTCCAGAGCCGCACCTACCAGCTCACCCTCGCCACCAACAAATGGAACGAAGACGACAAAACCAACTACAGCCACGCCAAAGCACGCCGCCTCCCCGCCGAAGTCCTCTTTGACTCCGTCTTCGCCGCCACCGGCAGCATGCCAAACATCCCCGGCGTCCCCAAAGGCACCCGCGCCGCCCAGCTCATCGACGGCCAGACCCAGCTCCCAGACGGCTTCCTCACCAACTTCGGCAAACCCGCCCGTGAATCCGTCTGCGAATGCGAGCGCAGCAACGAAGTCAATCTCGGCCCCGTCATGGCCCTCATGAGCGGCCCCACCGTCGGTGATGCCATCAGTGATCCCGCCAACGCTATCGCCAAACTCACCGCCGAAATCGCCGACGACAAAAAACTCATCGACGCCGTCTTCATGCGCATCCTCAACCGCCACGCCACGGAGAAGGAAATCAGCGCCGCACTCCAAAGCATGGCCGGACTCGACTCCGAGCACAAAAACCTCGCCGCAGCCCACCAGACCAAAGAAGCCGAGCAAAAACCCCACATCGAAAACGCCGAAAAACAGCGCCTCACCGCCATCCAAGCCGCCGAAGCCGAACTCAAGGCCTACCAGGCCAAAATCGCCCCCGAAAACGCCAAAAAAGAAGCCGCACGCCAAGCCAGCATCAAAGCCGCCGAAGCCAAAGTAAAAACCACCTTCGACACCGCGCCCATGAATCAGCCCAAATGGGAAAACTACCTCGATCTCACCACCGAGTGGCACGTACTCGACCTCAAAGCCCAGCGAGCCGGCGGCGTCGAAAAACTCGAAAACCTCCCCGATGGCAGCCTCCTCGCCACCCCCATGCCCGAAGGCAAGCAAACCACCGGAAACTACCTCCTCCTCGGCAAAACCAGCCTCCAAAACATCACCGGCATCAAACTCGAAATGCTCCCCGATGACCGCCTCCCCGCCAACGGCCCCGGATTGGCCCCAGACGGCAATTTCGTCCTCGGCGAGCTCGTCGTCACCACCGACGCCGCAGACGCCAAACGCCGTCGCGGCTCCGGCATCGCCCAAACCCTCAAAAACCCCAAAGCCGACTTCGAGCAAGACAACTTCCCGATTGGTGAAGCCCTCAAAAAAGGCAATCGCGACCGCGGCTGGGCCGTCAGCCCCGACACCGGCTTCCGCCACGAAGCCATCTTCAGCTTTGAAAAGCCCATCAGCAACGAAGGCGGCACCTCCTTCAGCATCCAGATGACCAGCAACTTCCAAAACGGCAAATACAACCCCGGCCGCTTCCGCCTCTGGGTCACGAACAGCCCCACCGTCCGCTTCGGCGTCCCCGCCGATGTCGCCGCCGCCCTGAAGGCCGCCAAACGCACCCCCGAGCAGCTCGCCACCCTCACCGCCCACTTCCTCAACCAGTTCCGCGACTACCAATCGCAGAAAAAGGCCCTCGCCACCGCCAAAAAGCCCCTCCCCATCGATCCCCAGCTCATCGCCCTCCAAGCCAAGCACACCGACACCCAAAAGCCCATCGTCCTCGACCCCAAACTCATCCAACTCCGCCGCGACACCGACCTCAGCGCCAAACAGCTCACCAACAAGCGCCTCACCGCCGCCCAAGACCTCGCCTGGGCCCTCATCAATTCACCAGCGTTCTTGTTTAATCATTGA
- a CDS encoding helix-turn-helix domain-containing protein, producing MARPCITLNLENATLEEVVAMDCSPTKKGFRRFALRWLYEGKSREQVADLSGFSLRQVLRFIQAFNLAGLDGLIPGVAAASPNPAQGTSERKNSASHRRSVAGWKSH from the coding sequence GTGGCCCGCCCGTGCATCACACTCAATCTCGAAAACGCGACCTTGGAAGAGGTCGTGGCGATGGATTGCTCACCCACGAAGAAGGGCTTTCGTCGGTTTGCGCTGCGCTGGCTTTATGAAGGCAAGAGCCGCGAGCAAGTCGCTGACCTCTCAGGCTTCAGCCTGCGGCAGGTTTTGCGCTTTATCCAAGCCTTCAATCTCGCCGGCCTTGATGGTCTCATTCCTGGCGTAGCAGCGGCGTCGCCGAATCCTGCCCAAGGAACAAGTGAACGAAAAAATTCTGCCTCTCATCGAAGATCCGTCGCTGGCTGGAAGAGCCACTGA